The DNA window TTCAACAACGGATGATAAGTCTGAAGATCCGGCTTGCACGACGATTCCTCCATATCCTTAAGCAACCTAAGAGCAGTCTCTTCCTTCAAGTGCACACAAGCAGTACTAATCATAGTATTGAATGTAACAACATCTCTCACTATACCTTGTTTAGGCATATCCTCAAACACATCACAAGCATCCTTTAACCTACCAGCTTTCCCAAGAATGAAGATCAATGAGCTATAAAATGGAGTATCCGCCTTAATGCCAtccttcttcattctttcatatgcctccaaagctttgctcaattGCCCTGCCTTACCGTAACCAAGCAACATAATAGTATAAGTCACAGCATTAGGAGAACAACCATTCTCCCTCATCTCCTCCAAAACTTCATCAACTTTGCGAAAATCCTTGTTGTGACAATAAGCTTCAATGAAATTGTTATACGAGAAAACATCCGGTTCAAACCCATGTTGCTTCCTCTCCTCCATAACCTTCCGCGCATTCTCAAATTTTCTAACTCTGCACCAAccatttatcaaaatattgaaagaAGCAGAGCTCAATGGAATCGAATCCTTAAACTCAATAAGAATACTGTGTGCAAGTTCAACATTTTGTCCTTTCACCAAAGCATCCAAGAGCTTATTCAGTGCAAGTCTATCCTTTTCGACGCCAAACTCGTCCATTCTGCGAAATGCTTCAACAGCATCTTCATGCTTATGACTCTTTGAATACCTCCTTATAACCTTAGTCATTGTACCCAGTGTCACATACCCTTCAATTTGTGACATTTCCTTCACTAACTCCCACATGAGATCAAACTCCTTGAACTTTCCCAATATGTCAACCATGAAATTATAGTGGTCAGGAGAATGCACATaaggtgtttgtgtttttgcccATTTGAAAAACCCAAAAGCCGGAACCCAATCATTGCTAAACCTCTTCAAAATCTGCATAACCAAACTATCAGAAACGTTAAGCCCATGATCATCGAGTGCCTGAGAAACTAACTCAG is part of the Vicia villosa cultivar HV-30 ecotype Madison, WI linkage group LG2, Vvil1.0, whole genome shotgun sequence genome and encodes:
- the LOC131652587 gene encoding pentatricopeptide repeat-containing protein At3g22670, mitochondrial, translating into MLSKFRILHRFTQRLSPTITTTRSTNVPRFFIPTNPLCTIVTSQPSPESPELPPWVMFSDNPTPSNPDDDFVIPSLAHWVDSNMLETKPNLFLKPTLEESAELEHVEAISSVLKEHYSSPELVSQALDDHGLNVSDSLVMQILKRFSNDWVPAFGFFKWAKTQTPYVHSPDHYNFMVDILGKFKEFDLMWELVKEMSQIEGYVTLGTMTKVIRRYSKSHKHEDAVEAFRRMDEFGVEKDRLALNKLLDALVKGQNVELAHSILIEFKDSIPLSSASFNILINGWCRVRKFENARKVMEERKQHGFEPDVFSYNNFIEAYCHNKDFRKVDEVLEEMRENGCSPNAVTYTIMLLGYGKAGQLSKALEAYERMKKDGIKADTPFYSSLIFILGKAGRLKDACDVFEDMPKQGIVRDVVTFNTMISTACVHLKEETALRLLKDMEESSCKPDLQTYHPLLKMCCKKKRMKVLKFLLDHMFKNDLSPDLGTYTLMVLSLCKSGKLVEACAFFEEMVLKGLIPMQSTVKVLVGKLELKSMLKEKEHIDELMARVAVEQKI